The genomic interval CTGTGTGGCTACTCCATTGGTAATCTATCAATCGTCTTGAAATACCTCTGAGCGTATAATTTTCTAAAAATTGAATTTGAACAAGGTGCTACAATCCCTTGTTCAATGCACATGCGATTTTTTTATGTTTCGAAAATCTAATTGTGTTTTGCTTCAGACGGAAATGGAATTTCTCTTATTGAAATAAGCTATACATAAACTATTTCAAAGGAGGGAAAAATGAAAGAAGTAAGTATGAGAAAAAGGTATCTACCGGAGAAACGAGTGGAGATAATGAAGCAACATTTACTTGAAAAGAAAACACTCTCGGATGTGTGTGACGCTAATGGTATTCATCCAACCATGTACTATCGTTGGCTGAAGGAATTGCTGTCAAATGCCGTATACGCCTTTGGAAAAGGGAAGGACGGGGAGTGCCAGGAATGGAAGAAAAAGGCATTGGAACTGGAGAAGAAGCTTGCCCGCAAAAACGAGGTATTGTCAGAACTGATGGAGGAACACGTTGCGCTAAAAAAAAGTCTTGGGGCAAACTAAAAGGCATTTGGGTAGCCCATGATACAAGGGATATCGTAGTTGATTTTGTCAATAGGTGGTCTGGAAAGGCGGAAATACCGGTGTGCCAATTGATCAGATGGATTGGTATCTCCCAATCTAAGTTTAATGAATGGAGAACTCGTTACGGCAAAGTAAATGAGCACAATGCGTGGATACCGCGTGATACGTGGCTTGAAGAGTGGGAAAAGGAGGCGATCCTTGCCTATTATGAAGAGTATCCTCTTGAAGGTTATCGTAGACTGACCTTTATGATGCTGGATGCTAACATTGTGGCAGTAAGCCCGTCAAGCGTGTACCGGGTGTTGGTGAATGCCGGTGTAATGCGGGAATGGAACAGGAAGCCATCCAAAAAAGGAACTGGGTTTGTGCAGCCTTTAATACCGTATGAACACTGGCATATAGACGTGTCGTACCTGAATATTGGCGGCACATTTTATTATCTCTGCGCAGTTTTAGACGGCTATAGCAGGCAAATAGTCCATTGGGAAATTCGGGAAACAATGAAGGAAACGGAGGTGGAAATCATCAAAGCAGGAAAGTATTCGTCCCTATTGCCCAGTAAACCTGCAAGACGCCCGACGAATTGTGGAGGAATTTGTCGCGCATTACAACACGAAACGATTACATAGCGCAATAGGTTATATCGCTCCGCAGGACAAATTGCTTGGACGTGAAAAAGAAATCTTTTCCGAACGAGACTGTAAATTAAGTGAAGCAAGGGAACGACGGTCGGCTAAACGGAAAATCGCTTGACAGAAAGGAGGCGAAGAAATAGTATCTTGCCGTTCGGTAAAACAGAGGTAGGCTCTGCTGGGGAGCAACCTGCCAAGGGATAGCCGAACGGGGGACGACGGATCGTCTTTTCCGAGAGAGGAGGCAAATCGCTCCTCTCTCACTCACAATCAAAGAATGACGAACCAGAGTTCCTCTTATGCCTAAAATAAACCCTGGGATCTGAGGCAAAGCTCCAGCTTTAGTAGCTTATTTTAAATTTGAAAATTCCAATTCACGGTGAACCAACACAAAAATGTCACGAATTTGTTTATACCGTTACTTTGAATGAGCGCCAAAAAATCCTTGAAGAATTTGCAATTGGGAATATACAAGTTATTGTTGCCGTAAAATGTTTGGACGAAGGCGTAGATGTGCCCGCAACAAAAATTGCATTCTTTTTAGCAAGTACAAGTAATCCGAAGGAGTTTATACAAAGACGTGGACGCATCCTTCGTTTGTCAACTGGCAAAAGCAAATCAATAATATATGATTTTATTGTAGTCCCAAGACTTGAATATATTTCGTTGAAAAGAGATGTTGATGCAAGTCTATTACGACGGGAAATGCCTCGTTTTGCTGAAAATTAGAAATTACATCATTTATGAATTTTAAACATTTGGTAGGAAAATCAACTCTCAAAGAGGGGATAACAATACATAAAAACTATGAATCTTTCTTTGAAAGCCCTAAAGTTGGCGACAAAAAGGAGATTACTCTCATATTTGGGGATAGTCAGAATACCAGAGTTGCTTTAAGGAAGCTAAATAACATTCGACAACACGTCCAGATAAAATATACAACAAAATCTCATGTTCAATTTATAAATTGGTTAAATGATATTTTTAAAGCTACGAAATTCGGTAGAGTTGGAGAGTTTTTGGAATTTAAGAAAATATCTTCCGATGTTTATAAATTAATTCCAATTACAATACAAGATTCGCACAACACAAGATTATATATAGCAGATTCAATGCATTACAAATCATTGGATATTGTTGATAAAGATTTATATTTAGGTGAGATTGAATCAATAGTAAATAGTATTAAATTTCAAATAGATGAAGGGCAGTCTTATTACAACAAAAAGTTAGAACAGGCATTTATTGAGTATAGCTGGCAAAAAGAAGGTAGAGCCATACCTGAATTAGATTTAAAATATGACTTTAGAAAAAATGGTATTCAGATCGAAGTTGAGTTTGGGAATGCAAGGTCATATTATCAGGATTACATCAAATTCATGCTTTCTTATTGTTCAAGGCAGATACATTTGGGAATGTTAATAACACCAACATTTGATTTTGCAAACATCCTTTGTGAAATAGGAAAGCAAAAAGCATTACTTCGGGGAAGGAAATCTTATTCAGGTATGATGCATTACGAAAAAGCTTATAAAGAGTTTACTTATCTTAAAAATATTTTTGATATGCCCATTGTTATTCTTGGGATAGATATAAATTATCTTTAAAAAGTATAGAATATAAAATTACTATAAGAATTATTCAATTTTATATTAGTAGAGTTGAATCCACAGAAAATGTTGTGTTGATGGTTTGGCGTAATGGCAACACTTCTTTGGAATGATATATAGTCAAACAAATCAGATTTTCGAAATTTGCTCGCCAATAATTTGAAAATTTTCAGTTAAAAGAGTAGACAATTCATCTGTATACTCGTTAATATTTTTGAAAAAACTTAAACATTTGTTTTTAAACTTCTCATAAGTATCATAATACTTGTTATACAATATTTTTTTGCGAAAGAATTTCCATAATCTTTCAATGAGATTTAAATTGGGCGAATAGGAAGGGAGAAATTTGATCTTTATTCTCGAATTTGCAAGGTATTCTTTGACCAACTTAGACCTGTAATATTTAGCATTATCAGAGATTATGTAAATAGTACCGGCTTGAGCATACCTTGACTCTATTTCATGGAAAAGCTTTATTGTTGATTGAGCATTGATGCTTTCATCTTCCCGGATTGTTACTTCAAAGGTTTCTATGTCAATAGCACCGTTTAAATTTATTCTTTTCCTGCCGGTATTAGAGGGTATTTCCTTCTTTTTGCCTTTCTCTATCCAGCAATATGCAGACGTAGAATTGTGCTGTGGATGAACTCCATCCATAAAAAGTATCTTATCTCCAGGGGCTTTCTCTTCTTTGAGTTGTTTGTAGTTTTCGATAAATTCTTTTTGTTTTTCAGGGTTTGCTTTGCCTGGAACTATTGTAGTTTTCTTGTAAGTAAAGCCTAATCTATCGAGGGTATGTACCATTCCTTCGGGTGTATAGATTTTATTGAATGTCTGTTTTACATATTCAACAATTTCTTTTGCCGCACTATAGTTGTTTTTCCTGATATGATCTTTTAATTGTTCTTCTTGTTCGCAGGTGAGTTTTGGCACACAGCCAATATAATTGTCAGATAAAAGCCCGTCAAAACCTTTATCTTTGTATAGTTTTTCGTAATTCCTGATTGTTTGATCGTCTAACAAGAGCGCCTCTGCTACTTTTTCATAACTCCATCCTGAATCAAGAAGAAGTATAGCTTTGATTCGGTCGGCATGACGTCTATGAGGCTCTTTCTTATGTGCTTTTTTAAATTCTATTCGGGTTTTTTCACTGAGAAATGGATTCATGCAGAATTTAATACTCTAGAAACAATTCAAATGCAAGAAAAAAACAGGTTCTTCTAAAAATAAATGCTTTTTACTATAGAAAAGGAAACAGGCGTTCGCGTTATTCGCGGGCTTCTTGATAAGCCTGGAATGTTAGATAAAGGAGATAAACGCATAATTGATAATGTTATTCCCGATTATCAAATATTAAACGAAATCGAATATGACTATGACTATGGTTTAAAAGATGCCTATATAGGTTACGCAACAAGGGGTTGTCCCAAAAAATGCCCTTTTTGTGCAGTCAATAAAATAGAACCGAATTATGTTCACTACTTACCTTTAAAAAAGCAAGTTTTAGGTATAGAGGAAATATATGGACAAAAACGTAATTTAGTCTTAATGGATAACAATATTCTTGCATCAACTAACTTTGAAAAAATAATTGATGAGATCATAGATTTAGGGTTTTATAAAGGGGCAAAATTTAATGGTAAGCTAAGGAAAGTTGATTTCAATCAAGGGACAGATGCTCATTATCTCACTTCTGGGAAAATGGACTTATTAGCAAAAACTGCTATACGGCCATTAAGAATCGCATTTGATTACATCTCTATGAAAGACCTTTATATATCCAAGATTAAGCTGGCAAGAGATTGTGGTATTTCAAACCTTTCAAATTATGTTCTTTACAATTATGTAGATGCTCCTGAAGATTTTTATCAGAGACTAAAGATAAATGTGCAACTTAACGAAGAGTTGGGCACAAAAATATATTCTTTTCCAATGAAATATATTCCTTTAACGGATGTTCACCCCTGCCAAAACGCATAAGTGCTTAATAAATAGTTGGTTAAGGCTGTATTTTTAATAAATATGTAGTCACTAATATATTGTTATTATACGACAATATACTTGACGGATAATGGTTGTTATCTGTACAATGGTGGACATGCATATTGTAGAGAACAAGTCAAAATCCGGTAAAAAAATCTATCGATCTACCCTTCTGCGGGAATCGTACCGTGAGGATGGGAAGGTCAAGAAACGCACCATTGCGAATCTGTCGAATTGCACTCCCCTGGAGATTGAAGCGATAAGACTTGCACTCGCACATAAAGACGATCTCTGTGCATTGGGCGCATTGTCAGAATCGGTGAAACTCCATGAGGGTTTGTCTGTGGGAGCAGCGTGGAGCGTGTACCAAGTGGCAAAGGAATTAGGGATAGAAGAGGCATTGGGAAAGGACTTTGAAGGAAAGCTGGCGCTTTGGCAAGTAATGGCAAGGGTAATAGGCCAGGGGTCAAGACTGTCTGCAGTAAGGCTGGCGCAGATACATGCTGCGGGTGACGTCCTGGATATGAAGCGTGGGTTTGACGAGAACAATCTGTACGATAATTTGTCATGGTTGTCAGAGAATCAGGCAAAGATAGAGCGAAAGCTGTTTGAGTTAAGACGAGGAGGCAATAAGCCGAAGTTGTTTTTGTATGACGTGACGAGCAGTTATTTAGAGGGGAAGTCGAATCATTTTGGTGAGTACGGGTATAATCGTGACGGCAAAAAGAGGAAAAAACAGATAGTGATCGGTATGCTTTGTGATGAATCCGGGGAGCCGGTATCAACAGAAGTATTTAGGGGCAACACCCAGGATCCGAAGACCTTTGAATCTCAGGTAAAGAAGGTATTAGAGCGGTTTGGATGCAAAGATGTAACGATTGTAGGAGATCGTGGGATGATCAAGACGGTGCAAATCGAAAGTTTACCGGAAGGGTTTCATTACATAACGGCGATAACCAAGCCGCAGATAGAGTCGTTGATAAATAAAGGGATACTGCAATTAGGATTGTTCGAAGAAAAGCTCTGCGAGATAAAGGATGATGAGGTTCGATATATTCTGAGGCGCAATCCGGTAAGGGCGGAAGAGATGTCAAAGACCCGTGTATCAAAATTACAGAGTATAGAGAAATACATCGCGAAGAAGAACAGTTATCTGAAGGAACATCCTAAGTCGTCAGTATCGAAGGCACTGGAAACAACAAGGGAAAGGCTAACGAGATTGAAACTTGATGGGTGGGTGCAGATAAAAGAAGAGGATAGGACGCTAAAGATAGAGAGAGATGAGGAAGCATTAAAGGAGGCATCATACCTTGATGGTTGTTACGCAATCAAGACTGATCTTGAGGAGAACGAGGCGGATACCAATCTGGTACATGAACGATACAAGGATTTAACGGAAGTGGAGAAGGCGTTTCGGGACTGTAAGACGGTGAATTTGGAGGTTCGTCCGGTGTATGTAAGAAAGGAGGATAGTACACGGGGACATGTGTTTGTGGTAATGCTTGCGTACATGATAATTCGAAGGCTGCGCAGAGCGTGGAAGAATTTTGACTTGACGGTAGAGGAAGGTCTCGCACAATTGACGACCATTTGTTCGATGGAAGTAACAATCAAAGGCCAAAAAGCTAGTTGCCAGAAGATCCCGCGTCCGCGGCAACAATCACATGAATTATTAGAGGCATTACAGATAAAGTTGCCAGAAGTATTGCCAAGCCGGAACATACGGGTAGTCACTAGAAAAAAGCTTGCTGTTCGGCGTAAAAGTCAATAAATATAAGGCTTTTACGGCACTTTTGTTTTTTGACTTGGGGTGAACATCCGCTTTAACAGCAAAGGATACGTCTTTCATTGGTAAAAATTGGAATAAGAAGATCTTACGTGGTTTACAATGTGTACTTTTAGTAACCAGAGGACTCATAAGTCCTCGTAAGGAATTTTTTGAAGCGGCATTTGGTTCTACATTCGAAGAATTCCTTCAAATATTGCTAATGCCCGAGGATTATATTATTAATAGAAGAAGGCATGAATTGAATGGGGCACTTGATTGGAAAAATACTTATAAAAAATTAACGAGAAGTGAAAAAAATACATTTATAAACCTAATATCAAATAATAAAGTTGTGAAAGAAGATATAAAAAAGGTTTCGTCAAATAAAATGAAAAGGCTACTATCTCACTATATTGAATTTAATAAAAGTATAATTTACTGACCCATTATTGTTACCCTCCCGACCAGGTTCACATAGGCATCACTATCATTGCGCTGACGGCACTTTATATAGAAGAAAATCAACTTGATAAGGCGGAAGAATTTATCAAACGAGAGGAAGATTCTAAACGAAAGACACCTGCGCATACGGCAAATACCCTATTACCTCATTATGAAACATCGCTGCACATTTCACGATCAAAAATAAACTTTGCAAGAAACAATTTCGATGATGGAATAAAAGAATTAAACAATTGCCCTGAAAATCCAGCCGGAATTACTGTTAATTTGGGATGAATTGGAAAAGGCGTATCTATCAGTCTTCTTCAAAAGAATTCAGGGACAATTCATGGCTCATTTTTACCCACACACTTGACTGAAGAGCCTTTAATTATTTACGGTACTACGGTGATGACCTGTTTCACGACTTATACTTCTTTCACTCTTACCCTGCTCTTTTAGCCTCTTCATAATTTGCACTGCTTGCATATGTACCATCCTTTTACTACTTATAAGGAATTATTCTTACTCAATTCCTTATAAGATAGCTTTTCTCTACGAGTGGTACTATTTTACCTTGCCATCTGGTACAATTTTACTCTACCATAATCAACCATCGTGGATTGTTAAAATACCTGCGTCAAAATTAAAATTATTAACTCTTAAGTTTAAGCATTCGAACATCCGAAGCCCGCATCCATACAGAAGCTTAACAATCAGGTTGTTAGGATAGGTAAGACGCTCAAGAATCGAGTGAACCTCTTCCCGCGATAAAACAACGGGTATATAAGGCCTACTTTTGGCCCTGAGAGTATTACTGTTATCTCCGAAATCCTTCTTGATAATATGCTTATAAAAAAACAACTGCGCGTTAAATGCCTGATTTTGTGTTGATACCGCCACCTTACGTTTGACCGCTAAATATTACATAAATCCTTCACCTCCACAGACGACAGGGACTGAATATCCTTATTATGGGCAAATCCCTGAAATTTCTTAGTCCAATGTGTATAAGCCCATAAGGTTTTCGGAGAATAATGTTTAATCTTTATTAAGGCACTTAACCCATGTATTGCATCCATACATCCTTTGGTATTTTCAAAAACAATCGCCTTTTTTGAATCAACAGAAACAGGCGGCACAATAAAATGATTGTTGGGGACGGATTGAGTGCTTTGTTTTTGCAGGCTTACCGGTTGGTCTTCCTCCCTGCAATTCTTTATGAAAATCTGGATAGCTTTTCTTACCATCATTAATGGAATCATGAGTTTCGGGCTGCCTTATGGAATCGTGGCGAGAAAAAGTTTGGGGAGGTTTGTTTTTGCCGATACGAAGGCTGCGACTTTTCCTGCGCATTTTCACTTTCTAAAAGATTGTCTTCAGGATAAGACCGGACTATGGAGTAGTAAAGAGATATGGCAAGGGCTGCCTGTTTCAGTTGTTGAGAAGACTGATGTTTTTCTTGTAATTTTTTTATAAACTGCGAAAGACTCTCCTTTTTCGATTCGAAAAAATCATATTTTTTACAGAAGTCAATGTAATAACGAAGCCTTTCTCTAAAGTTATGCTGTTCACTCCTTGGAATTCGCTTATGAATGAGAATAGGATCAAACTTAATCGTAATGTTTTGTGGAATATGCATTAGAATCCTCTTGCGTAATATCGACAAAAATGTTATTTTTTCAACTTGTTACAGATAATACACAAAAATAATGCATTATCTATAAAAAATTATCTGTTTTTCGAAGAAAAATCACTAGTAAAAATGCAATAAGTAAATGTATACATTGTTATCTATAAACTTATCAATTACTGGTTAGACGGCTAAGCTCCCCATCTGCCGGCATCAAGGAGGCTTCCTGAAAATACAAGACTACCTCTCCGAAATAGAGCCCGCCGCCACCGCAGTAATTGCGGAGATCCACCGAGAAGAACGACACGTTGAGGACCTTTCCCGCACCTTAGCTCAAATCACGAAAGCTACGGAGGAAGGTTACACAAAGGTAGAACAAATCAATAAGATGGATGAGTACCTCTCCAGTATTCCTGGGTACCAGGACGACGATCCACTACTGAGCACTGCGATTTACTGGGATACTTACTTTGGCATGGATAAAGAACGCCACCTGACAGACAAGAACCTCCGTGAAGCTATGCTTCGACTTGCTGCTCACGAGTTTGCCAGGCATGCGATGTCTGGAGCTCTTCTGCAGTTCGCCAAGCAAGGATTGTCAATTAGATATGGCAAGAGCTTATCAGCTTGCCCTAAAGGACGACTTATCGGATCCCAATCGATTACCGATGTAATCTGGCAAGGCCGCAATCAAGCTATTCACTGGGAGGAGGGTCAATTTCACTCTGCAACCGAGGCTGCCCTCAAG from Candidatus Kuenenia stuttgartiensis carries:
- a CDS encoding helicase-related protein: MKIPIHGEPTQKCHEFVYTVTLNERQKILEEFAIGNIQVIVAVKCLDEGVDVPATKIAFFLASTSNPKEFIQRRGRILRLSTGKSKSIIYDFIVVPRLEYISLKRDVDASLLRREMPRFAEN
- a CDS encoding BglII/BstYI family type II restriction endonuclease, which encodes MNFKHLVGKSTLKEGITIHKNYESFFESPKVGDKKEITLIFGDSQNTRVALRKLNNIRQHVQIKYTTKSHVQFINWLNDIFKATKFGRVGEFLEFKKISSDVYKLIPITIQDSHNTRLYIADSMHYKSLDIVDKDLYLGEIESIVNSIKFQIDEGQSYYNKKLEQAFIEYSWQKEGRAIPELDLKYDFRKNGIQIEVEFGNARSYYQDYIKFMLSYCSRQIHLGMLITPTFDFANILCEIGKQKALLRGRKSYSGMMHYEKAYKEFTYLKNIFDMPIVILGIDINYL
- a CDS encoding IS630 family transposase → MNPFLSEKTRIEFKKAHKKEPHRRHADRIKAILLLDSGWSYEKVAEALLLDDQTIRNYEKLYKDKGFDGLLSDNYIGCVPKLTCEQEEQLKDHIRKNNYSAAKEIVEYVKQTFNKIYTPEGMVHTLDRLGFTYKKTTIVPGKANPEKQKEFIENYKQLKEEKAPGDKILFMDGVHPQHNSTSAYCWIEKGKKKEIPSNTGRKRINLNGAIDIETFEVTIREDESINAQSTIKLFHEIESRYAQAGTIYIISDNAKYYRSKLVKEYLANSRIKIKFLPSYSPNLNLIERLWKFFRKKILYNKYYDTYEKFKNKCLSFFKNINEYTDELSTLLTENFQIIGEQISKI
- a CDS encoding IS1634 family transposase, giving the protein MHIVENKSKSGKKIYRSTLLRESYREDGKVKKRTIANLSNCTPLEIEAIRLALAHKDDLCALGALSESVKLHEGLSVGAAWSVYQVAKELGIEEALGKDFEGKLALWQVMARVIGQGSRLSAVRLAQIHAAGDVLDMKRGFDENNLYDNLSWLSENQAKIERKLFELRRGGNKPKLFLYDVTSSYLEGKSNHFGEYGYNRDGKKRKKQIVIGMLCDESGEPVSTEVFRGNTQDPKTFESQVKKVLERFGCKDVTIVGDRGMIKTVQIESLPEGFHYITAITKPQIESLINKGILQLGLFEEKLCEIKDDEVRYILRRNPVRAEEMSKTRVSKLQSIEKYIAKKNSYLKEHPKSSVSKALETTRERLTRLKLDGWVQIKEEDRTLKIERDEEALKEASYLDGCYAIKTDLEENEADTNLVHERYKDLTEVEKAFRDCKTVNLEVRPVYVRKEDSTRGHVFVVMLAYMIIRRLRRAWKNFDLTVEEGLAQLTTICSMEVTIKGQKASCQKIPRPRQQSHELLEALQIKLPEVLPSRNIRVVTRKKLAVRRKSQ
- a CDS encoding transposase, which produces MKEVSMRKRYLPEKRVEIMKQHLLEKKTLSDVCDANGIHPTMYYRWLKELLSNAVYAFGKGKDGECQEWKKKALELEKKLARKNEVLSELMEEHVALKKSLGAN
- a CDS encoding tyrosine-type recombinase/integrase; protein product: MAVSTQNQAFNAQLFFYKHIIKKDFGDNSNTLRAKSRPYIPVVLSREEVHSILERLTYPNNLIVKLLYGCGLRMFECLNLRVNNFNFDAGILTIHDG
- a CDS encoding integrase core domain-containing protein, translated to MQDARRIVEEFVAHYNTKRLHSAIGYIAPQDKLLGREKEIFSERDCKLSEARERRSAKRKIA